In Rhizobium sp. ZPR4, a genomic segment contains:
- a CDS encoding D-alanyl-D-alanine carboxypeptidase family protein, with amino-acid sequence MFKTTSLLFAAAISTLSLLGAASVVEAGQASYVVDAHSGQVLEASNENELNYPASLTKMMTLYLAFEALHDGRLKWDQKLTMSENAEGKEPFKLAVGVGRKVSVREAVEGIVVLSANDAAVAIGEQLGGSEENFGKTMTAKAHQLGMSNTVFKNASGLPDPEQVTTAHDMATLGVALMRDFPEEFKLFSMRGIKFRGMKLRGHNNLMYRYAGADGIKTGYTDASGYNLVTSATKNGRRVVGVVMGEKTAEIRDNKMASLLDTYLAPVSTTATVSTGTPKQSSAN; translated from the coding sequence ATGTTCAAGACAACATCCCTGCTTTTCGCCGCGGCGATTTCGACACTATCGCTTCTCGGCGCGGCTTCGGTGGTAGAGGCGGGGCAGGCAAGCTACGTCGTTGATGCGCATAGCGGTCAGGTGCTGGAAGCATCGAATGAGAACGAGCTGAACTATCCGGCCTCGCTCACCAAGATGATGACGCTTTATCTCGCTTTCGAGGCCCTGCATGATGGTCGCCTGAAATGGGATCAGAAGTTGACCATGTCGGAAAATGCCGAAGGCAAGGAACCTTTCAAGCTCGCCGTGGGCGTCGGCCGCAAGGTCAGCGTACGCGAAGCCGTGGAAGGCATCGTTGTCCTGTCTGCCAATGATGCTGCCGTCGCCATCGGCGAGCAGCTTGGCGGTTCTGAAGAAAATTTCGGCAAGACGATGACCGCAAAGGCGCATCAGCTTGGAATGAGCAATACCGTCTTCAAGAATGCCTCCGGCCTGCCGGATCCGGAACAAGTGACGACGGCTCACGACATGGCAACGCTTGGCGTTGCGCTGATGCGGGACTTTCCTGAGGAGTTCAAGCTTTTCTCCATGCGCGGCATCAAGTTCCGTGGCATGAAGCTGCGCGGCCACAACAATCTGATGTATCGCTACGCCGGTGCCGACGGCATCAAGACCGGCTATACCGATGCCTCCGGCTACAATCTCGTGACCTCCGCGACGAAGAACGGACGTCGTGTTGTCGGCGTGGTCATGGGTGAGAAGACCGCTGAAATTCGCGACAACAAGATGGCAAGCCTGCTGGATACGTATCTGGCCCCGGTGTCGACAACTGCCACAGTATCGACCGGTACTCCCAAGCAAAGCTCGGCCAACTGA
- a CDS encoding TonB-dependent siderophore receptor, whose protein sequence is MATATSAFALALSLSGNAFAQDGAAGSENATRLEPIIVEGAESEQSDDRTVTAKRSRGATKISTPLIETPRSVSVITKKELEERAASNVVEAVRYIAGVTTASTGFDPRYDVIMLRGQVLSLNGDYRDGLRQYYVNYGNFPTEPYSLERVEVVKGPVSVLYGSGSPGGIINKVSKEPLEQPFHEVGILWGTKDRAQATFDFSGPVKQDDDHLFYRLTGLARVGDTNFDIADDRYMLQPSLRWNPDAATSLTLYGLLQADESDGSPGAVIAPDGRVLDIRASDPNYDHQKVRQQQVGYRFEHEFDNGLTFRQHTRYSHMDLHTRYLSVASWTGTIAHRSATALRDDAHIFQVDNQLEAKFDTGPLAHTMLFGLDYTYLTSSFGYGLDWVTNPAYDLDISNPRYGVSGPTPDYNFSLLDKDISQTGIYALDQIELDRWRFTLGARQTWVKQTLDTTYPTAGTSDHQSETNSATSVQAGALYLFDNGIAPFANYATSFDPVTMRSASGRVLEPTKGEQFEAGVKYQPPGTNILLSATAYHLVERNKPQLVNPLLLAYQSLGEVTTKGLELEARTAFDSGLDLIATYTLSRSEITEGENAGREVAARPRHVASLWANYTFAEDSVAAGLSVGAGLRYNGRSYTDNANTAENSSTFYVDAGMSYDFGAANKDYAGLIAAVNVRNIANHRDAMCESGFCYLGQGRNVTASLKYRW, encoded by the coding sequence ATGGCCACGGCTACATCGGCTTTCGCTCTTGCTTTGTCGCTATCGGGAAATGCCTTCGCTCAGGACGGCGCGGCGGGTAGCGAGAACGCGACGCGTTTGGAGCCGATCATCGTCGAGGGCGCGGAGTCCGAGCAAAGCGACGACAGGACCGTAACGGCAAAGCGCAGCCGCGGCGCGACCAAGATCAGCACGCCGTTGATCGAGACGCCCCGCTCCGTCTCGGTCATCACCAAGAAGGAATTGGAAGAGCGGGCGGCCAGCAACGTCGTGGAAGCCGTGCGCTATATCGCCGGCGTGACCACCGCCTCGACCGGTTTCGATCCGCGTTACGATGTCATCATGCTGCGTGGCCAGGTGCTGTCGCTGAATGGCGATTATCGCGACGGCCTGCGCCAATACTATGTCAACTACGGCAACTTCCCGACCGAGCCCTATTCGTTGGAGCGCGTCGAAGTCGTCAAGGGACCGGTTTCGGTACTCTATGGCTCCGGTTCGCCGGGCGGGATCATCAACAAGGTTTCGAAAGAGCCGCTCGAACAACCGTTTCATGAAGTCGGCATCCTCTGGGGAACGAAGGATCGCGCGCAGGCGACCTTCGATTTCAGCGGTCCGGTCAAGCAGGACGACGATCATCTCTTCTATCGGCTGACGGGCCTTGCGCGTGTTGGCGATACCAATTTCGACATTGCCGACGATCGTTACATGCTGCAGCCCTCGTTGCGCTGGAATCCGGATGCGGCAACCTCCCTCACCCTTTACGGATTGCTGCAGGCAGACGAGAGCGATGGAAGCCCCGGCGCAGTCATAGCGCCGGATGGCCGTGTCCTCGACATTCGTGCCAGCGATCCGAATTACGACCATCAGAAGGTGCGCCAGCAGCAGGTCGGCTACCGCTTCGAACACGAGTTCGACAATGGCCTGACCTTCCGTCAGCACACTCGCTACTCACACATGGATCTGCATACGCGCTATCTCAGCGTCGCCAGCTGGACCGGCACCATCGCCCATCGCAGTGCGACTGCCCTGCGCGATGACGCCCATATCTTCCAGGTCGACAATCAGCTCGAAGCGAAATTCGACACCGGCCCGCTCGCCCATACCATGCTGTTCGGGCTCGACTATACCTACCTGACATCATCCTTCGGCTACGGCCTGGATTGGGTTACCAACCCCGCCTACGATCTCGATATCAGCAATCCGCGATACGGCGTATCGGGACCGACGCCCGACTATAATTTCTCGTTGCTGGACAAGGACATCAGCCAGACCGGCATCTACGCGCTCGATCAGATCGAACTCGACAGGTGGCGCTTCACGCTTGGCGCCCGCCAAACCTGGGTCAAGCAGACGCTCGACACCACCTACCCGACCGCCGGCACGAGCGACCATCAATCGGAGACCAATAGCGCAACATCCGTCCAGGCCGGCGCACTTTATCTGTTCGACAACGGCATCGCGCCCTTTGCCAACTATGCCACCTCCTTCGATCCGGTAACAATGCGTTCGGCTTCCGGACGAGTGCTGGAACCGACCAAAGGCGAGCAGTTCGAGGCAGGCGTGAAATATCAGCCGCCGGGGACGAATATTCTTCTTTCGGCGACCGCCTATCATCTGGTCGAAAGGAACAAACCGCAATTGGTCAATCCGCTGCTGCTCGCCTACCAGTCGCTCGGCGAAGTGACGACCAAGGGGCTAGAGCTGGAAGCACGCACGGCCTTCGATTCCGGGCTCGACCTGATCGCCACCTATACGCTGAGCCGTTCAGAGATCACCGAGGGCGAGAATGCCGGCAGGGAAGTCGCGGCAAGGCCCCGCCATGTGGCATCATTATGGGCTAACTATACCTTTGCGGAAGACTCCGTTGCTGCGGGGCTGAGTGTCGGAGCAGGCCTACGCTACAACGGCAGGAGCTATACCGACAATGCGAATACCGCCGAAAACAGCTCGACTTTCTATGTCGATGCCGGAATGAGCTACGATTTCGGCGCTGCGAACAAGGACTATGCCGGCCTGATTGCGGCGGTGAACGTACGGAATATCGCGAACCATCGCGACGCAATGTGCGAAAGCGGCTTCTGCTACCTGGGACAGGGCCGCAACGTCACCGCCTCGCTCAAATATCGCTGGTAG
- a CDS encoding ABC transporter ATP-binding protein, whose amino-acid sequence MSEITETERNDVREDGRRPPRAVVGSHRVEEEIFGKVFDSKIIRRIWAFVSPYRRQIYISVVAVLLFTASQIVIPLVIRHAIDGAMAPGAVDYSALWLSLGIFTAAILVNYGASYVQETYVGQVAEEVLFDIRRAMFAHLQRVSLSFMDKTEVGRLMSRLQGDVNSMQEFLETSVLSVGDIALLFGIVIVMLSLDFRLGLLTLSVMPILFIVRLFWLPKARVAFMNAHETNSVTNGALAEAIHGVRAVQGMHRQSVNFSLFDDKAHANLQTHLTAARYAQVMVPIVDTLTGMAMAIVIIVGGSMVLNHRLDVGIMVAFLFYIQRFFDPIRSLTMQYSVMQRAMASGQRLTEVLDVPVDIKDAPDAIELSPDMDGSVEFRDVVFGYDPKHPVLKNVNFRVNPGETVALIGPTGSGKSSSMALIHRFYDVQQGQVLVGGHDVRSLTQDSLGRQIAMVLQEPFLFTGTVLENIRYNKTEATREEIIEAAKAVGAHEFIMRLPDGYDSVLGERGGGLSLGQRQLVSFARALVADAKILVLDEATANIDSYTEMLIQKALVKLLEGRTGLVIAHRLATIREADRIIVLQNGQLLESGNHNQLMANGKLYSKLYNLNYASFDDIPEEEVSASVPAESRT is encoded by the coding sequence ATGTCGGAAATTACCGAAACCGAGCGCAACGATGTGCGCGAGGATGGTCGCCGCCCTCCCCGTGCAGTCGTCGGCTCGCACCGCGTCGAAGAAGAGATCTTCGGCAAGGTCTTCGACAGCAAGATCATTCGCCGCATCTGGGCTTTCGTCAGCCCCTATCGCCGGCAGATCTATATCTCGGTTGTCGCCGTCCTGCTCTTCACGGCCTCGCAGATCGTCATTCCGCTCGTCATCCGCCATGCGATCGACGGTGCCATGGCGCCTGGCGCCGTGGACTATTCGGCGCTCTGGCTGTCTCTGGGGATTTTCACGGCGGCAATTCTCGTCAATTACGGGGCGAGCTACGTGCAGGAAACCTATGTCGGCCAGGTGGCGGAAGAGGTTCTGTTCGATATCCGCCGGGCGATGTTTGCGCATCTGCAGCGCGTCTCGCTGTCTTTCATGGACAAAACCGAGGTCGGACGCCTGATGTCGCGCTTACAGGGCGACGTTAATTCCATGCAGGAATTCCTTGAAACCTCAGTGCTTTCCGTCGGTGACATCGCTTTGCTTTTCGGTATCGTCATCGTCATGCTGTCGCTCGATTTCCGGCTCGGCCTGCTGACGCTTTCCGTCATGCCGATCCTCTTCATCGTGCGGCTGTTCTGGCTCCCGAAGGCCCGCGTCGCCTTCATGAACGCGCATGAGACCAACTCCGTCACCAACGGCGCGCTGGCGGAAGCGATCCATGGTGTGCGTGCCGTCCAGGGCATGCATCGGCAGAGCGTGAACTTCTCGCTTTTCGACGACAAGGCCCATGCGAACCTTCAGACGCACCTGACGGCGGCGCGCTATGCCCAAGTCATGGTGCCGATCGTCGACACGCTGACCGGCATGGCCATGGCGATCGTCATCATCGTCGGTGGTTCGATGGTGCTGAACCACAGGCTCGATGTCGGCATCATGGTCGCCTTCCTGTTCTACATTCAGCGCTTCTTCGACCCGATCCGCTCACTCACCATGCAGTATTCGGTGATGCAGCGCGCCATGGCCTCCGGCCAGCGGTTGACCGAGGTGCTCGACGTTCCGGTCGACATCAAGGATGCACCCGACGCCATTGAGCTATCGCCTGATATGGACGGCTCGGTCGAGTTCCGCGACGTGGTCTTCGGCTACGATCCCAAGCATCCGGTGCTGAAGAATGTCAACTTCAGGGTCAATCCCGGCGAAACCGTAGCGTTGATCGGGCCGACAGGTTCGGGCAAGTCGAGCTCGATGGCACTCATCCATCGCTTCTACGACGTGCAGCAGGGCCAGGTACTGGTCGGCGGTCATGACGTGCGCTCCCTCACCCAGGATTCGCTCGGCCGCCAGATCGCCATGGTGCTGCAGGAGCCATTCCTGTTCACAGGCACGGTGCTGGAGAACATCCGCTACAACAAGACGGAAGCGACGCGCGAGGAGATCATCGAGGCGGCCAAGGCGGTCGGCGCGCATGAATTCATCATGCGTCTTCCGGATGGTTACGACTCGGTCCTTGGCGAGCGCGGCGGTGGTCTCTCGCTCGGCCAGCGCCAGCTCGTCAGCTTTGCCCGCGCCCTTGTCGCCGACGCCAAGATCCTCGTGCTCGACGAAGCGACGGCGAACATCGACAGCTATACCGAGATGCTGATCCAGAAGGCGCTGGTGAAGCTGCTGGAAGGCCGCACCGGCCTCGTCATCGCCCATCGTCTGGCGACCATCCGCGAGGCCGACCGTATCATCGTGCTGCAAAACGGCCAGCTGCTCGAAAGCGGCAACCACAATCAGCTGATGGCAAACGGCAAGCTTTACTCGAAACTCTATAACCTCAATTATGCGTCCTTCGACGATATTCCGGAGGAGGAAGTCTCCGCTTCGGTGCCTGCGGAGTCGCGGACTTAA
- a CDS encoding DUF1127 domain-containing protein, whose translation MTTDIDRPMPAAAGAGRGRPTRQFLRSVLARFLAYLEKRETRWTLRELTDDQLRDIGMTRTEARTEVNKSWFWG comes from the coding sequence ATGACCACCGATATCGATAGGCCGATGCCGGCAGCAGCCGGTGCGGGCAGGGGTCGGCCAACGCGGCAATTTTTGCGAAGCGTGCTGGCGAGATTTCTGGCCTATCTCGAAAAGCGCGAGACAAGATGGACCCTCCGAGAACTGACCGACGATCAGCTTCGCGATATCGGCATGACGCGCACCGAAGCGCGTACCGAGGTCAACAAGTCATGGTTTTGGGGTTAA
- a CDS encoding LysR family transcriptional regulator, which produces MLLNLDQLAAFVSVVDLGGFTAAADKVGLTQPAVSLQVKLLEQRLGVKLIERVGRRAQPSPAGLDLLPHARRIIEACSMAEEAMTPFREGWVGRVRIGSGGTASIHLLPRAIAMAKKRMPDLEIIVRVGNIDEILRDLESNALDLAVVALPAAGRSLEVEPFHEDELLAVAPRGSVMPDGGPDVEFMNDRTLLLYEGGNTRRATNEWFEAEGVRPEPAMEFGSVEAIKELVAAGLGWSILPDMALRRDKSDLLVTSPLRPRLVRQLGMVLRRDKHLTKGLREIMKSLREVQVSDHTV; this is translated from the coding sequence CTGTTGCTCAATCTGGATCAGCTGGCCGCCTTTGTGAGCGTCGTCGATCTCGGCGGCTTTACGGCCGCTGCCGATAAGGTCGGGCTGACGCAGCCTGCCGTCAGCCTGCAGGTGAAACTGCTGGAGCAGCGCCTCGGTGTGAAACTGATCGAGCGCGTCGGACGACGGGCGCAGCCCTCCCCGGCCGGACTTGACCTGCTACCGCATGCACGGCGCATCATCGAAGCCTGCTCCATGGCGGAGGAGGCAATGACGCCCTTTCGCGAGGGATGGGTCGGCCGCGTGCGGATCGGCAGCGGCGGCACGGCCTCGATCCATCTGTTGCCGCGTGCCATCGCCATGGCGAAGAAGCGCATGCCCGATCTCGAGATCATCGTCCGTGTCGGCAATATCGACGAGATCCTGCGCGATCTCGAATCCAATGCACTGGATCTCGCAGTGGTCGCCCTGCCCGCCGCCGGCCGCTCGCTCGAGGTCGAACCGTTCCATGAGGATGAGCTTTTGGCCGTCGCCCCCAGAGGAAGCGTGATGCCGGATGGTGGGCCTGATGTGGAATTCATGAATGACCGAACGCTATTACTCTATGAAGGCGGCAATACGCGTCGGGCCACGAACGAATGGTTCGAGGCGGAAGGCGTCCGTCCAGAACCGGCCATGGAGTTCGGCAGCGTCGAGGCCATCAAGGAGCTGGTCGCCGCCGGTCTCGGATGGTCCATCCTTCCGGACATGGCGCTGAGGCGCGACAAGTCCGATCTCCTCGTTACCTCGCCGCTCAGGCCAAGGCTCGTTCGACAGCTCGGCATGGTGTTGCGCCGGGACAAGCATCTTACGAAAGGTCTTCGCGAAATCATGAAATCCCTTCGCGAAGTTCAAGTGTCGGACCACACGGTATAG
- a CDS encoding cold-shock protein, translating into MAHGRYRPGDSIVLKPGIFGSIQPAGSVVSVMPLSQGVVHYRVRFQNENFERSIRQDDIDVEASPSSLSPAQAEIPQISKSNWINSNLIRTKK; encoded by the coding sequence ATGGCCCATGGTCGTTACCGGCCGGGCGACAGTATCGTCCTGAAGCCTGGAATTTTCGGAAGCATCCAACCCGCCGGCAGCGTGGTGTCTGTGATGCCGCTCTCACAGGGCGTTGTTCACTACCGCGTCCGCTTCCAGAACGAGAATTTCGAGCGGAGCATCCGTCAGGATGATATCGACGTTGAGGCCTCCCCATCGTCGCTTTCGCCAGCGCAAGCCGAGATACCGCAGATATCGAAATCAAACTGGATCAACTCGAATTTGATCCGTACCAAGAAATAA
- a CDS encoding class I SAM-dependent methyltransferase — protein MARERDFHNERFGAVEERKEDSFYFAVKPAVDAYWRLVRAACPEREVLEYGCSNGMSSIGLAPSAKRITGIDISDVAIQQATNTAALRGIDNVTFQVDNAEDMNLPSASFDVVFGSGILHHLVLEKSLSEIRRVLRPGGKAFFFEPLGHNPVINLYRNRTPAARTVDEHPLLKSDFDIVRKHFSKCDLEFFGLAALASIPFRKSPFGTAVRGTGKQVDNLLLKIPGVRWQAWIVVMALEA, from the coding sequence TTGGCGCGTGAGCGCGACTTTCACAATGAACGCTTCGGTGCAGTGGAGGAACGCAAGGAGGACTCGTTCTATTTTGCCGTAAAGCCTGCTGTGGACGCCTATTGGCGGCTGGTGAGGGCTGCCTGTCCCGAAAGAGAGGTGCTCGAATACGGGTGCTCAAACGGCATGAGCAGTATTGGTCTCGCACCGTCCGCCAAGCGGATTACCGGTATCGATATTTCGGACGTCGCCATTCAACAGGCCACGAATACGGCGGCTCTCCGCGGAATCGACAATGTAACGTTCCAAGTCGATAATGCGGAGGATATGAATCTGCCGTCAGCGAGCTTTGACGTCGTCTTCGGCAGCGGCATCCTACACCACCTCGTCCTGGAGAAATCGCTTAGCGAGATCCGGCGCGTACTAAGACCCGGCGGCAAAGCCTTCTTCTTCGAACCGCTCGGCCACAATCCTGTAATTAATCTCTATCGCAACCGGACGCCAGCAGCCCGCACGGTCGATGAGCATCCGCTCTTGAAATCGGACTTCGACATCGTACGCAAACATTTCTCGAAGTGCGATCTGGAGTTTTTCGGGCTCGCTGCGCTTGCTTCCATACCGTTTCGCAAGAGCCCGTTCGGCACTGCGGTCCGGGGTACTGGCAAGCAGGTCGACAATTTGCTGCTGAAAATCCCGGGCGTCAGATGGCAGGCCTGGATCGTCGTCATGGCTTTGGAGGCATGA
- a CDS encoding cold-shock protein produces the protein MNTGTVKWFNSTKGFGFIQPDDGSTDVFVHISAVERAGMRSLSDGQKITYDIVQDRRSGKSSADNLRAA, from the coding sequence ATGAACACTGGTACTGTAAAGTGGTTTAACTCCACCAAAGGCTTCGGCTTCATTCAGCCTGATGATGGTAGCACGGACGTCTTTGTCCATATTTCAGCAGTAGAGCGCGCCGGCATGCGGTCGCTGAGCGATGGTCAGAAGATCACTTATGACATCGTGCAGGATCGTAGATCTGGTAAGAGCTCGGCTGACAATCTTCGGGCCGCATAA
- the rpsU gene encoding 30S ribosomal protein S21 yields the protein MQVLVRDNNIEQALRVLKKKLQREGVFREMKARSAYEKPSEKRAREKGEAVRRARKLARKQAQREGLLPAPKRKVMTSGRGRPPSLTKTPADNGEA from the coding sequence TTGCAGGTTCTGGTCAGAGACAACAACATTGAACAGGCGCTCCGCGTCCTGAAGAAGAAGTTGCAGCGCGAAGGCGTTTTCCGGGAAATGAAAGCCCGCAGCGCCTATGAAAAGCCATCCGAAAAGCGTGCCCGCGAAAAGGGCGAAGCGGTCCGCCGCGCCCGTAAGCTTGCCCGTAAGCAGGCTCAGCGCGAAGGCCTGTTGCCGGCGCCAAAGAGGAAAGTCATGACATCAGGTCGTGGACGTCCGCCGTCTCTTACAAAAACGCCCGCTGATAACGGAGAAGCATGA
- a CDS encoding ABC transporter transmembrane domain-containing protein: MSSDSSRSAAKSLASRAHVNAVGWGQGLSTIVRITHMTLRHPWQTSFAIGATFIAATLQLTIPRLLGRAVDQTQTAVAGGAAGQIAENALMTTALLLLVVSILRGLFTMVQNYYSEAVGHHMGYELRLACYEKIQQLSFSFHDKAHSGDLITVGLLDLEGVRMYFSTALVRMVLLTMLIGVGAYMLLSTDVALGLLALSFVPFVAWRSSVTQLRLRSTWLDLQERLSVLTRVMEENLGGIRVVRAFAAQAHELMKFDRASHNALSLAHRRVGIRVINTSAMNLSFFVSMGLVLWLGGLKVINGEISVGTLASFLTFMTILQMPVRQLGLMVNAFARASTCGSRLFELLDLDIPIKDAPDARPLVVTEGTLRFENVDFSYPGSEMRPVLKDICFEAKRGETIGIVGPPGSGKSTIAHLIPRFYDVTAGRITLDGQDIRKATLQSLRQNVAVVQQDSFLFTTSIENNIAYGDPWAKEPRIERAAESAQLHNYILGLPAGYTTIVGERGVSLSGGQRQRLTIARTLMLKPAVMVFDDSTAAIDAATEQRIRSAMKRFARDRVTLIVAHRLSSLMHADQILFIEDGEIVERGTHEQLLAAGGRYKALYDLQVRPEDDVIRTSGVGTLERAKREV; this comes from the coding sequence GTGAGCAGCGATTCATCAAGAAGCGCGGCGAAGTCACTGGCTTCGCGTGCGCATGTCAATGCGGTCGGTTGGGGCCAAGGCCTGTCGACGATCGTCCGGATCACCCATATGACGCTGCGCCATCCCTGGCAGACCAGCTTTGCCATTGGAGCAACTTTTATAGCTGCAACGTTGCAGCTGACGATCCCGCGCTTGCTGGGCCGCGCCGTCGACCAGACACAGACGGCGGTTGCAGGTGGTGCCGCCGGGCAGATCGCCGAAAATGCCTTGATGACAACCGCTCTGCTTTTGCTCGTCGTCAGCATTTTGCGCGGCCTGTTCACCATGGTACAGAACTACTATAGCGAAGCCGTTGGCCATCATATGGGCTATGAGCTTCGGCTCGCCTGCTATGAGAAGATCCAGCAGCTCTCCTTCAGCTTCCACGACAAGGCCCATTCCGGCGATCTCATCACGGTCGGCCTGCTCGATCTTGAAGGCGTGCGCATGTATTTCTCCACGGCGCTGGTGCGCATGGTGCTGCTCACCATGCTGATCGGCGTCGGCGCCTATATGCTGCTGTCGACCGATGTCGCGCTTGGCCTGCTCGCCTTGAGCTTCGTACCCTTCGTCGCGTGGCGCTCTTCCGTCACTCAGCTGCGGTTGCGATCGACCTGGCTCGACCTGCAGGAGCGCCTCTCGGTGCTGACGCGCGTGATGGAGGAAAATCTCGGCGGCATCCGCGTCGTCCGCGCCTTCGCCGCGCAGGCGCACGAGCTCATGAAGTTCGACCGCGCCTCGCACAATGCGCTTTCCCTCGCTCATCGGCGCGTCGGTATCCGCGTCATCAATACCAGCGCGATGAACCTCTCCTTCTTCGTGTCGATGGGGCTCGTGCTCTGGCTCGGCGGCCTCAAGGTCATCAATGGCGAAATCAGCGTCGGCACGCTGGCCTCCTTCCTCACCTTCATGACCATCCTGCAGATGCCGGTGCGCCAACTCGGGTTGATGGTGAATGCCTTCGCCCGCGCATCGACCTGCGGTTCGCGCCTGTTTGAGCTTCTCGATCTCGACATTCCCATCAAGGATGCCCCGGACGCCAGGCCGCTCGTCGTGACCGAAGGCACGCTGCGGTTTGAGAATGTCGACTTCAGCTATCCGGGCTCGGAAATGCGGCCGGTGCTTAAGGATATCTGTTTCGAAGCAAAGCGCGGCGAGACGATCGGCATTGTCGGACCACCCGGCAGCGGCAAGTCCACCATCGCGCATCTCATTCCGCGCTTTTACGACGTCACGGCCGGGCGGATCACTCTCGACGGCCAAGATATCCGCAAGGCGACGCTGCAATCGCTGCGGCAGAATGTTGCGGTCGTGCAGCAGGATTCCTTCCTGTTCACGACGAGCATCGAGAACAATATCGCCTATGGCGACCCTTGGGCGAAGGAACCCCGTATCGAACGGGCCGCCGAGTCGGCGCAGCTGCACAATTACATTCTCGGTCTGCCGGCCGGCTATACCACAATCGTCGGCGAGCGCGGCGTGTCGCTATCCGGCGGCCAGCGTCAGCGCCTGACCATCGCCCGGACATTGATGCTGAAGCCTGCCGTGATGGTATTCGACGATTCCACAGCTGCGATCGACGCCGCGACGGAGCAGCGCATCCGCAGCGCTATGAAGCGTTTCGCTCGGGACCGCGTGACGCTGATCGTCGCCCACAGGCTGAGTTCGCTGATGCATGCCGACCAGATTCTCTTCATTGAAGATGGCGAGATCGTGGAGCGCGGCACCCATGAACAGCTCCTGGCCGCGGGCGGGCGGTACAAGGCGCTCTACGATCTACAGGTTCGGCCGGAGGACGATGTCATCAGGACATCTGGCGTCGGCACGCTCGAAAGGGCGAAAAGGGAGGTTTGA
- a CDS encoding SRPBCC family protein, whose amino-acid sequence MSEASDGKRTDRASRVIRSTPNAIFKAFLDPEALALWLPPKGMTCRIHVFEPHNGGSYRMALSYDALDHSTPGKSSEHTDIVSGRFLDIVPDEHIVQAVDFESDDAAFDGTMTMTWSLEEVPTGTRVTIICENVPYGISREDHDEGLKSTLDNLANHLE is encoded by the coding sequence ATGAGCGAGGCTTCAGATGGCAAAAGGACCGACAGGGCTTCCCGGGTAATTCGCTCGACGCCAAACGCGATCTTCAAAGCATTCCTCGATCCCGAAGCATTGGCCCTGTGGCTTCCGCCCAAAGGTATGACGTGCCGCATCCATGTCTTCGAACCGCATAATGGCGGCAGCTATCGAATGGCGCTATCCTATGACGCGCTGGATCACTCGACACCCGGAAAATCCTCCGAACATACCGATATCGTCTCCGGCCGGTTCCTCGATATCGTGCCGGATGAACACATCGTTCAGGCGGTGGATTTCGAGTCCGATGACGCAGCATTCGACGGAACGATGACCATGACTTGGTCCTTGGAAGAGGTTCCGACCGGCACAAGGGTCACCATAATTTGTGAAAACGTGCCTTACGGCATCAGCAGAGAAGATCATGACGAGGGACTGAAATCGACCCTCGACAATCTGGCCAACCATCTGGAATAA
- a CDS encoding dihydrofolate reductase family protein, which translates to MRKVIAATFISLDGAMQAPGGPDEDPTGGFEYGGWVFPYSDEETGKALFELFEKPFDLLLGRKTYDIFAAFWPYVEGDDPIADRFNCVTKYVATRGDADLKWNKSQSLGKDVVAGIKELKAEEGPDLLIQGSGDLIQTLLRHGLIDEFKLMIFPVVLGGGKKLFAGGAVPAAMKLLRTHSSPTGVIFATYKPDGPVKTGSFVGGNPSEEEIERRKRLR; encoded by the coding sequence ATGCGCAAAGTAATAGCAGCAACATTCATCAGCCTCGACGGCGCCATGCAGGCACCGGGCGGCCCGGACGAGGACCCCACAGGCGGCTTTGAGTATGGTGGCTGGGTATTTCCTTACTCCGACGAAGAAACCGGCAAGGCGCTCTTCGAACTGTTCGAAAAGCCGTTCGATCTGCTACTTGGACGCAAGACCTATGACATTTTCGCTGCCTTCTGGCCCTACGTCGAGGGTGACGATCCGATTGCCGATAGATTTAACTGCGTCACCAAATATGTTGCGACGCGCGGCGATGCCGATCTGAAATGGAACAAAAGCCAGTCTCTCGGCAAAGATGTCGTGGCAGGGATCAAGGAATTGAAGGCGGAAGAGGGGCCAGATCTCCTTATCCAGGGAAGTGGCGATCTCATCCAGACCCTGTTGCGCCACGGACTGATCGACGAATTCAAGCTAATGATCTTTCCGGTCGTGCTGGGCGGCGGCAAAAAGCTGTTCGCCGGCGGGGCAGTTCCTGCGGCCATGAAACTGCTGCGCACCCACTCTTCCCCGACCGGGGTCATCTTTGCGACTTATAAGCCGGATGGCCCGGTGAAGACCGGTTCCTTCGTTGGGGGAAATCCGTCCGAAGAGGAGATCGAGCGCCGAAAGCGGCTTAGATAG